AGGCTATCTAACCTAACCAtcacatccccattttacagatgaggaaactgatatccatagaggttaagtgatttgtctgggtcacacagctagtaagtgtctgaggcaggatttgaacctaccCACTACACCAGAAATGTCAAACGCACAGCTAGTGAACTTCATGTGGCTCACAACACTCTCAAGTGAAGCTCACACCAGACTAAACATGTAGTTCCTTTCTGATTTTAATGATGtcaatgtattaatttttttttaaaaaaagaggaaatatgtaaatatatatggttttctaagtcaaaatcAGGCCACTGGGGTCCCTGCATGCAGTTGGGtagtttccatttttatttgagatAAACACCTCTAAGTGTGATGGGCTGAACACCAGCAGGCTGGGGCTCAGATAAGGGCTTTTATGTCAATCCACTCTCAGCCAATtgatttaataagcatttattaggcacttactgtgtgcctgTATCTGTGTGAGGCACTAGgcgtacaaagacaaaaatgaaaaagtccctgccctccgGGAGCTTACACTCTATTGGGGAGACTCCAAGTGCAAGAGGTATTGTGGTACAACTGATAAGGTGCTAGATTTGGACTTgggaagacctggcttcaagtTCTGTGTCAAAGACTTTATGACTTTGGACTAGTCACTTCATTTCTCCTACTCTCGGGTTTCCTTGTGTGTGAAATGAGGGTACCAGACTAAATGGCCTGGGAGGTCCCCCCTCCCCCATGATCTGTGTTTATGAGATGCACAAAGTGTACAAAGGGACGTGCATTCCTACATGCAGTTACGAAAAGTAgcttaaaaattacaaaaagtaaTTTGGTCTCAAGCAAAGCTAGGTTAGATTCCAAACTGATGATCAGTACCTTGCTCTGGGAGTCAGCCGGGGGTACAGgggaagcatttataaagcacctactgtgtgccaggttctgtgctaagtgctacttgttgtccttcattcctgAAGATCTGTATGACATTATTATGTCATGTTGGGCACAAGTGGTCTGTATGAACAAATATCATCTCAAATAAAAATCTTCACAATGTTTGATGTTCTGAAAATGGGATGTCAAGGGGAAAACCTCTCCTGGAGACGCCGACGGTGCTTTCCCAGGTGACTCCTAGGAGGTAATTGCCCCTCTCTCCGGCTCAGTTATGAAATGAAAGCATTGAACTTCAGGCCCTCCTGACATTCTCAttcaatatttacatttaaaagaaaaacaagggcCCTCACTCTGAGTTTTGCCCAGTGCAGGTGGAGGCAGGGAATTTGTGTAGGGCCCTGTGGTCCATGTTCCAAATGATAAAGGCTTTTActgaggaggtggaggaggagagggagggacagGGCAGAAAAGTAGGGGGGTGAGAAAATGAGGTTCCTGGGCAGGACGTAATGGGCGCAAGTTTTCTGAGGTCCTCAGAGCTGGGAGCCTCTCAGAGATTCCAGGAGACCCCCTGCGGATTTCCAAGGCACTCAATCCCCAGCAGCGGGCAGCTCTCCCCACAGGAGCTCCAGAGCCCAGCCCACCATGTGTTGGGAGGCTTCAGTCATGTATTGGCAACAGAGCCAGTCCTCGAGTCCGGCTGCCTCCCCACTGCCCGCCAGCCGCTCCGCCAGCTCCAGGGGCAGCAGGGCCCGGTGGATGTCCAGCCAGGGCCCCAGCGGGAGGCCTTGGGCCTGGAGCTTGGGCCCCGGCCCCCACAGAATGGTCTGCAGGGCCACTCGGACCTGGGCCACGGGGGGCCGGTGGTCTGGCGCGGCCTGCAGCAAACGAGGGGTCAGGCGGGCCAGAGCCAGGGAGTAGGCTGAGCGGATTGGCAGGGGGGGAGCCGAGGACCCTCGGGCCTGGGCCAGCGCAGGGCCTTGGCCCAGCATCTCATAGATAAGGAGGCCCAGCTGAAGTTCATCCTCCCGTGCTGGTAGCTGGGGCACCAGTGACCGGGTCCTGGCAAAGTTTGTGAGGAGCAGCTGGGGCAAGGCTCCTATTGGCTGGCCCCGGGGCACTGCCAGGAGCAGGTTCTCGGGCCTCAGGTCCCCGTGACCCAGACTGTCCAAGTGCAGCTGCTTCAGGGCCCCACACAGCTGGAGCAGCAGGAGGCAGACCCGGCGCTCGTACCACCCTGGATGGCTCCCGTGTAGCTCCTTGTTGGCGCTGACCCAATCGGCCACGGTCTGAGTGGGCACCTCGGCCACCAGAGCCGCCGGCCCTTGCCACGGTGCCTCTGGCAGTGTCCCTGCGGGCAGCTGGCCACAGAGACTCTGCACATTAAAATGTGGCTTGAGTGTGGCCTGCAGGGCCAGCCCGGGGGGCTCGGCATGGAGGGCTTTGGGAGTCACGGACCAGAGCTTGGGCACCTGGAGGCCAGAGGGACACGGGTCAGAAGTCAAAATTCATACCTTCTTCGCCCTCTCAGGCCTTCCCCCGGGAAGCAGAGGAAGCTGGGGGACGGTCCTCCCTGatgtctccttccctttttcctgtcTGGTCCACTTAGCCCCAAGTCTCTCCTCTCATCGTTTTCTCCCCTCCTGGCTCACATTTCCCTTCCAAGGATTCTTCCCTACGCAGCCCGTGCTTCCTTTGTCATAGACTCCCACAAAGCCACAATTCTTCCCGGATCTGGCCTAGGGTCCTTCCTCCTTCGGCCTGGCTTTATCCCACCCCCAAGTCCGGGACTCTCCCCCACAATGGCCTAGGGCCCCCCTTACGCAGTCCAACAGAGCTCTTCCCCTCCACCCTCCATCTTGCCCAGGAAGGATGACTTCTCCAAGCCTTGTGCCCTGACACGAGCCCCCCTCCCTCGGGAGTTTGGTACTCCCAGTTGTACCTCCCATGCCCACGTCCGCCGGGCACTCACCTTGGCAGCCAGGAGATGCCAGGTGTCTTCGGTGATCCGAACCACCTTATAGTACCAGGCATCCCCACTCTCCGCACAGGGCTCGCTGTCCAGCAGGCGGAAGCTCTGGCCCGGGCCCCCTCTGCCCGGCCACGGCCCGGCCAGCCGGGCCCCAAGCTGCTCCTCTATGCAGCGCAGGGTGTCCAACTGGCAGCCTCTCAGCACCTTGTACGCCTCCTGGGGGCTGCCCAGGTCCTGGAAGAAATGACCCAGCTCCCAGTCGGGGGTGGCGAAGGTCAGCCGGCGAGGGTCGGGGCCAAGGCGGCTCACCCCACCGCGGGGGAGCTCCTCCAGGCTCCGGGACTCCAGCAAGGGCTTCCTCAGTTTGTCCCAGGGGGTCTGGCCGGGACTGGCTTGGTGCTCCCTCCTAGGAAGGGAACTGTAGCCATAGGAGGAGTGAAGAGTCTTGCTAGTAGGAAGAGAGCGGGTCCGGCAGAGGGTCTTCTGAGGCAAGGGAGGGGGTGCGAGGCTGGTAGAGGACAGCCTTGATGTCCGTGGGCGGCAGGGTTTAGAGGGCAGCAAGTGGGCTCGCCCTTCTCCTGCAAAAGGACGTAAGGAGTCACTGTCAGATTTGGGGgcagaacccgggatgtcagagctaggagggcccttagaacccaggaggtcagagctgggagggcccttagaacccaggaggtcagagctgggagggcccttagaacccaggaggtcagagctgggagggcacttagaacccaggaggtcagagcagggagggcccttagaacccgggatgtcagagctgggagggcccttagaacccaggaggtcagagctgggagggcccttagaacccaggaggtcagagcagggagggcccttagaacccgggaggtcagagctgggagggtccttagaacccgggagtcagagctgggagggcccttagaacccaggaggtcagagcagggagggcccttagaacccaggaggtcagagcagggagggcccttagaacccgggaggtcagggctgggagggcccttagaacccgggaggtcagggctgggagagcccttagaacccgggaggtcagggctgggagagcccttagaacccgggaggtcagggctgggagggcccttagaacccgggaggtcaggctGGGAAAACCCCTACCACTGCCCAGTACAACCATCTcgttttacaattgagaaaactacGTCCCAAGAGAAGCCATCCTAGTCTGTGTGGGCAGCTATCCCTCTCAGGCTCTTTCACCACCTCAGCCTGACCCCGAGCCCCAGTCGGGCTGGCCGGAGTGCCTCCGAGACCGCAGCTCGCTCACCAAGGTTGCTATAAGGATAATGCAAAGAAGAGGAGGGGAGCTCTTTACTGGGGGTGGCGGCCGGCGGGTCTGAATCACTCATGCTTCTGGTAGCGGAGGGCTTCCTGTAAGAGAGGAAACACCAGTGTGCTTGTGTGCACAGACTGTAAATGGAGAGCGGCGTTGGAAGGAGAGTCAGAGGTCGTCGGTGAATCAGCCTCCTGGACTCCGGCTTCCTCTTTTGCACAACACAAGCCCCCCCCAGGTCCCCCCGGCTCTAAACCTGATTCGCACGTGTACATTCCGGGTGTGGGGAGCACGCTTACACACGGATGTCTTCACACACTTGCAGGGACACGTACAGGGCTGCTATTACGTGGGCACATATGCAGAAAAACACAGGATCGTATAATCTTTGCATTGAAAGGACCAGTCCGTGTAGCAAACTGAATCCAGGCTACAGCATCCTGCCTTTGCTTGGATACTTCTAATAAAGGGAGTTTTACGGATCCCCACACCTGGGCCGCCCAGTTCTGGCCCAGTTCCAACAGCCCCAGCAGCTGCGAGCCTTGTCAGTCACCGGCCAGAATCGCCCCTTCTCCGGGCGGCAGGGAGGGATGGGGCACTGACCCCCGGCCCCGGACCCCATTCTGCTCCTCACTGACTAGGACTTCGGCCGGCACCTTTGCCCGTCTGAggctccatttcctcctcccaaAACGAGCGGAGGGCCCAGAACATTTCGAAGCCTCGTCCAGTTCTACCTCTAGAGGAAAAGCCCTGCCCTTCCCCCTCGCGCCGCCTCCGTGCCAGCTTCCTTTTCCGATGGCTGCtgcctttcctcccctcctctgcCCGACTCACCTGCTGAGCCCGAGCCGGGGCCTCGCCAGATGTGCTGCTGAGCCGGACCCGAGGGTCGCCCCGTCTCCAGGGAGATGTCAGGCCCAGCCTCCACCCCGAGAAGAGGAAGCAGCGAAACAGTTACACCACGGCCAGGCCCTTGCGCAAACCTGGGGCCCTCCTCCAGCATCTGCCCCGAGCTGGGACTGAGGGCACCCTGCGGGCCTGAAGGAACCCGGCGGCTCCTCCTCCTCTGCTCCTGGTCAGAGAACGGTGGCGCGGGGTGGGAGAGTGGCTGGGATATCAGGCCTGGGCTCAGGAGGGCGTGAGTCCGAGTGTGGTCTCCACACCTTCCAGTCACTGAgcgctgcctcagtttcctaatttgtaaatgaGGATTTATAACAGTGCCTACTTCCAGTAGTTgtcatgaaaattaaatgagataatatttgtaagaaagcatttggcacagtgcctggcacagagcaggGGCTTACTAAATGtgtgttttcttccttatttctcatTGGCCAAGAAAGGAGTTTTAGGGTGAAATACTGTAATATTGGAACTATTTCCATGAATGAATTCCAGTTCTAACAAATGAAATCAATTCATAAGTTGTATGTTTGCAGAACGTGTGATCCCATAAACGTTTGTTTTTtttagaaccaggagaacattatacacagcaacaagaagattatacgataatcagttatgatggatgtggctgtcttcaataatgaaataattcagaccaattccaatgatttaATGATGGGGAGCGCCATCTGCACccgagaggactgtgggaactgagtgtggaccacaacagagcattctcactttttgtcgttgtttgcttgcattttttctttctcattttttcccttttgatctgatttttcttgtgcagcaagagaattgtggaaatatgtagagaggAACTGCACGTGGATTACTTGCtgactgggggaggggtggggagaaaggaggaaaaagttaGAATACAggattttgtaggggtgaatattgaaaattatacacacacacacacacatatatatatataataaaaaagctttaaattttttttgctttttgacatCTGGGgttgaatgaaaagaaatatatttactgCTTATCCTGTGtaaagtactggggatacaaaaaataaaaaatccttgctctcaaggaacttgcaaTCTGATAGGAGGAAATACTGTAGGGATTGGGGATCTCCAGAGATTAGAATTTTGGTTTGGAAAATTTAGGGATGTTGAATGGAAATATGGTGGAATAGGTTTTGAAACATCCTCTCTAGTGGGATCATGCAGCGAGGTGGTGTGAGGTGACTGGTGCAAACGTTCCTCTTTGATGCAAAAGCCTCTTCTAGTTCTCTACCACAGATCCTATCGTTGGGAATGCAGTCTGTGGGTGAGCCTTTGGAAGTGCTAGGCGTCTAAGAGGAGGTGGAAGATGTGTGATGTTAGACCTTGCTTGGAGTGGAGTGGATGGGATGTCATTCCCTGACATTTAGTTCCCATGGAAACAAGCAGTCCTTCTGGGTCACAAAGGCAAGAACCAAGGGAATCATACAGTCATAGTGATTATTGGaagtttttttgttattatacctttttattttcaaaacatatgcaaggataatttttcaacattgacccttgcaaaatcttgtgttccaatttccccccttccctccacccctgcctctagatgtatatatttacatatatacatatatatatatatatatatatatatgtaaatctaatatatgcatatccAATAtcttattgtacaagaaaaatcaggttaaaggggggaaaatgagaaagaaaataaaattaaaagaagtgaaaattctatgttgtgattcatactcacTCCCCTCAGTCCTCTCTATGGGTGTAGAGAGCTCTCATCGtcacaagataattggaactggtctgaatcatctcattgttgaagagagccacgtccatcagaattgatcatcacataatcttgttgttgccatgtacaacgacctcctggtcctgcccatttccctcagcatccgttcatgtgagtctctccaggcctctctgaaatcatcctgctgctcatttcttacagaacaataatattctacaacattcatataccataatttattcagacattctccatgatggacatccactcagtctccagtttctggccacaacaaaaagggctgccacaaacattcttgcacaggtgggtccctttccctattTCAAAGTTTTCATAATCCATAACCAAGACTGGGCAAGACTAAATATGGGCTTTGACATTTAAAGAAAGCTGGGCCACCAGGACCCCAGGCAAGTCTGTTTATGAAcatgttcttttaaaaacatttaataattatattatcatattattagaactataatatatataattattatatcacaGACAATTATGTTATAAACAACAAAGTAATGTCattaatatatgttataaatagtATGTTATAGTATTATAAacaaagtttaatattttattccccCCTCATAAAAATGTAGATAAAACATATAGAAAGGTTCTAAGGAACGAGTTGAGATCATTCAAGTGTAAAGTGCTAATTGGTGGTTTGCCCAAATACAGCACTTTGGGTAGAGCCTTTGGTTTTATCCTCTAATGCTCTTAATAGATTGAAACACTCATCAGACCTGGATCAAAGGGTCACATGAATGTTTCATTACTCAGGCAGCTGGATGAAGGATAGATTGGGGAGGAGTGAGATTAGAAGCAAGGACACCCAtttagaagggaagggaaaggaaaaagcatcTATTCAGCACCTGTCatagggaggaagggagcaaGATTTAGGAGGAAGAATGATGAATTCTATCTTAGACACATGGAGCATCCAGGTGAAGATGCCCCATAGATGGCTGAGTTCTGGTAAGAGTCTAGGGCTTGATATAAAACAGGAAATCCTCAGGAAAATGAAGACTTGAACACTTGGGGGCAAATGCAATCAgcaaaaaagaatgaagggaaagaaaaaaaatgaagctcagGGAAGAATTTTGGGGACCCCCGGGTGCAG
This sequence is a window from Sminthopsis crassicaudata isolate SCR6 chromosome 1, ASM4859323v1, whole genome shotgun sequence. Protein-coding genes within it:
- the PEAK3 gene encoding protein PEAK3 isoform X2, whose protein sequence is MSDSDPPAATPSKELPSSSLHYPYSNLGEGRAHLLPSKPCRPRTSRLSSTSLAPPPLPQKTLCRTRSLPTSKTLHSSYGYSSLPRREHQASPGQTPWDKLRKPLLESRSLEELPRGGVSRLGPDPRRLTFATPDWELGHFFQDLGSPQEAYKVLRGCQLDTLRCIEEQLGARLAGPWPGRGGPGQSFRLLDSEPCAESGDAWYYKVVRITEDTWHLLAAKVPKLWSVTPKALHAEPPGLALQATLKPHFNVQSLCGQLPAGTLPEAPWQGPAALVAEVPTQTVADWVSANKELHGSHPGWYERRVCLLLLQLCGALKQLHLDSLGHGDLRPENLLLAVPRGQPIGALPQLLLTNFARTRSLVPQLPAREDELQLGLLIYEMLGQGPALAQARGSSAPPLPIRSAYSLALARLTPRLLQAAPDHRPPVAQVRVALQTILWGPGPKLQAQGLPLGPWLDIHRALLPLELAERLAGSGEAAGLEDWLCCQYMTEASQHMVGWALELLWGELPAAGD
- the PEAK3 gene encoding protein PEAK3 isoform X1; protein product: MLEEGPRFAQGPGRGVTVSLLPLLGVEAGPDISLETGRPSGPAQQHIWRGPGSGSAGEGRAHLLPSKPCRPRTSRLSSTSLAPPPLPQKTLCRTRSLPTSKTLHSSYGYSSLPRREHQASPGQTPWDKLRKPLLESRSLEELPRGGVSRLGPDPRRLTFATPDWELGHFFQDLGSPQEAYKVLRGCQLDTLRCIEEQLGARLAGPWPGRGGPGQSFRLLDSEPCAESGDAWYYKVVRITEDTWHLLAAKVPKLWSVTPKALHAEPPGLALQATLKPHFNVQSLCGQLPAGTLPEAPWQGPAALVAEVPTQTVADWVSANKELHGSHPGWYERRVCLLLLQLCGALKQLHLDSLGHGDLRPENLLLAVPRGQPIGALPQLLLTNFARTRSLVPQLPAREDELQLGLLIYEMLGQGPALAQARGSSAPPLPIRSAYSLALARLTPRLLQAAPDHRPPVAQVRVALQTILWGPGPKLQAQGLPLGPWLDIHRALLPLELAERLAGSGEAAGLEDWLCCQYMTEASQHMVGWALELLWGELPAAGD